The sequence below is a genomic window from Cicer arietinum cultivar CDC Frontier isolate Library 1 chromosome 6, Cicar.CDCFrontier_v2.0, whole genome shotgun sequence.
atatatattctcttttttttttttttttttaaattaatcaatatatcctattttaaaatatatatgctaaaaaattttattttttttaccttcacGAAGTCGCATCCCTACCCACTCTATCGATCACAtaaaagatgatttttttttatgcaataGAAAGTCGCGGGAATACGACCATCTATTATCTTTtagtttgttaattttttagttttacatAGGAaaagttgttaatttaatatataaaaaataataaaaaaacaaaaagaaattatattaataaaatcaaacaaaatttatctaatagaaaaaaatatattaaattaacgcAGTTGAATAAATGTACCAAAATAATTAACCTACTATATTATCATCTatttccaaaaataaataaataaaattcttttaatcgattaaataaataaatattgtactATATTATCATCTAAAAATAGATgtgccaaaataaataatttttttttttcgaactTTTATCATCGATTTGTTCCTCGTTGCCAATTTATAATGTTTGTTTTCCTTTTAGTTGCGGCAATAGGTTTTAGATCAATTTTtcgtttttaatttttattttatatggttTTCAATTCATTTTGTACATTAAGTCCTTAAGGCGCTAGATAAACCCTGCTCGGCTTACTCTTGTAATCCACTTACAATATATTGTTTTAGTATGTCTATGCCTCTTCAGTTTTCCAAATTTTACAGCGAGACTAACTAATTGGGTGGCTAAATCTCGTTAGGACAACACATTCGTGATTAATCAATATAAGATATTTACTCCCCTCCACATATACCTTCATTACGTAAATAATGTGCAGTCATTTTTCTATCAATTTTCTCTTATATAGACTAGTCACACTAAACAGTCATGAATATATTTCAAACCTGTAGTATGTAAAAGTAATGTGCAGTAAAATTTTGTGTGAAAAACGAAAGTGTTTTGAAGAAACTATTAATTACTCTGATATCTAATACTTTGTTACATAAACAAAATCTTTGACatctaataataaaaacataatgcagttatttttgtttttgaaaccAAACATCGTGTATGACCGACGTCaaaaaaaacaaacatcatGTATATGACCCAAGTTTACACAGTCAGTTACCATAATCACGAGAAAGTAGGGGTGACCAacgaaaaataaaagaaaattaataccttaacaataataataataataataataataataacaataaaaaatccgTATATTCCAATTTTCCAACTCTGTTATTCTCTTATCACTTAAAAATTCTATATAAACAAGGTCAGAGGTACGCTAGATTTGCTTATCCAAACGCTGAATCACCTCTTTCGAAACAAATctgaaaaacaataaaacattCCTACGCTTTTCACTTTCTCTGTAAAAAAATGTCCGCATCTTATAGAAAATCAAGCGGACAAGTCCTCTGTTCTTCATCATCGCCCGGAAAATTTAATTCCCGACCACCGTCGCATCCCCATTCATCTTCTAACTCCGCCACTTTTTTCCACCGCTCTACTTTCTCTGTTCAAGCTTCATCCGTCCTGTTTTCCTTTGACAGCTGTGTTTCACCGAATAGTTCAATTTCTTTTACCGTCTCCGGAACGGGAGAGACAGTCAAACGACTTAACCACCGGAAGAAGCGGACGTGTATGTGCTCGCCATCGACGCATCCTGGCTCATTCCGGTGTAGTTTTCATAAGAGTTTGGGATCTGGCGCTGCAGTGACGTATGCGCCGAACCGTCTCAACGCGCGGAGATCGGCAATGACGAACTCGCTCGTGAGAATCCGCGGTGTTGAAGGCGAACTCGTGAAGAAAGCGCTGGCGTCGCTAATCCGGCCGTCGTCGCATAACCAGCGTCGGCGGTATGACTTCCAGCCACGACCTAGCAGATTCAAAGCGGAAATAGACGCGTGAAGAGTTCTATTTCAGTTTTTCCGCCAGATACAATGACGGTTGACAGGCGGCGATGTTTTAAGATTTGCCGTCTTTGCTGATGATTCGTGACGGACTCGGTTATTTTTACTCCGTATCCGATTGACTGTGTGTGTATATAATTCAGAATCTCAGATTCACGTGAATGAGTAGAATGCGAACAAATTATTAATCTCTATATTCACGAGTGACGCTACCATTATGGAATATGATCTATTGTCATAACACAAATTTTGTTAATGAAAGTTTTCGACAATCAATTGGCATTtgtattttgtaaataattttgaacTTTTCTCTCTCTTAAGATAAtacattgataaataattaaagctTTGGTTGAATCTTAATTCTactatatcaaaataattttgtataactCTCAACTCAATGTTAAacatattgatattttattttaggtctatttaaaatatgattttttattcaaaattagcACTTTTAAttctctaaataatttttttttaaattaaataaatttcatgGAAAAATATACACAATATACGGATATACATCTAGTTGTAATTAAACTGAATATCAGATCTATGTAAATGAACAATACATTCAATATATAGCGAAAGAGAAATAAAACAAGTCATAAGCAATTTCTAATATCACTaatgttgaaatttttaataatgcATTACTGGTTTTTCGTATAGTACCTATGGCCAAAgttttaaatagtataatatgatttatattatataatatataatattgattgaGAGATAAGAGAAGATCAAAACTAAGAAAGGAAGATACGATACTATTtagatacatttaaaaaaatatgttttttatccATTTGAAGTGAAAAAAAAGAGATTCTCGATTTTTTCCTTAAAATTGACATTCCTTTTTGTTAGtaccattttttaaaattatgtctATTACTATACCATCACTAATATTTAAACTTACCGGTTCATACACTTTGGGGaatcataaaatatatgtgTTTACTAGTTGTTATAATTTGGAAGACATACTTTTGTAGTTttgaattcattaaaattataagttttgTAAATTTATGTGTTCAAAATTAACTGGTTTATATAACTGCTGTGATATGGTAAAATACTATttctaaaaacaatttttttttccaaaaatggCTGCTGTCATGCATAAATTGGTGTTGTTATCATATGAATTTGGAGATGTATTTTGGGTTCTAAGTTGAGAAAGGTCACTAAATAAAGGAATCAAACTTGTAATTGAACAATATTGGGTGCATGTAATATTGTCCTATATATAATGagtgttgtatttttttttattttttttagcaaaCAATGAGCGTTATATTAAGAAGTTGAAATTCGAATttaaaattctgatttttaaaACTCAGATTTTTCGTATGGATCTTCGTGCTGATCCGACTAATAACAATTTGGGTTGGACCTTTTCGGATCATACTTGATACTACTACACAGGTCCCTTAGACTCTTAACTATTTTAATGGCTAATGGGCCTAAGAGTCTtgaaaaatgtgaaaaaaatttaaaccacAGGGTTATACACCAAAATAGTACTGATATGAGGCATCTTGCTCCCAGACTTGTAACCTAGGAATGAGGTGGTAGTCTAAGAGTCTATATGAGAAAGTCATTCGTTTTTGCATGCTCTAATGATCTATGCACTGACATGTGTACTATCACTTCCTATATGTGGCGTTAGTGATACAACATTTGCTTTTCTGTATAGCATCAGAACCGTTTATTTTACTGATTATACGCGATGATGTTTGATTGTGATCATTTACTTTGCACACTCTTCACCGTCTGATTATATCATTTGTAATTTTACTAACTTCTGCAATTTCTATCTCCACTTCACTTTCCTCTTCTTTCACGTTAAGTTCGAATTAACGTGTTTGGGTTTTGATTTGTTGTTGCTCCATTTTGGTTCTCCTTCTTGTTTGTCGTAAATGAAAATGGTAGATTGTTGAGATCAACAAAGATGGTTTACAATGTGTTGACGCAAATGTAATATGCTATGAAAATAGAGTATGCAAATCACATGGGGAAATGAGATGAACTAGAGTTCTTTTATATCAATAAGACTTTTTCACTCGAATTCGTCTATGTCTTCCTTTTACCGATTTGAAATGCAAAGTTATGTCAAGTCTTAGTGTCTCTCCTTCTCAACTTCATCTAAATAGCTAGACATATATTAGGTGTTTTGAATCGTGTTGTACTCATTGGAGAGATCCTTGTACTTCTGcaattttcttttgattttataCTCGTATGAGGACACGTTATTTTTTGCAAAGTTTCTTGCATCCACAattcatttatattaaaattttgctACACTAAGATGTGaatctatttattatttattaaatgtgaatgtattatgtaattttttaattattataatagatGTTCAAGTTCATATATCACTATTAATGCATatgaaataagtttttttttttctatgatgAATGAGTCtctcataacatttttttattttataattaaaaaaacataaattataattgaaacaataagaaaatgaataatattaaatatttggaaataaataatttctaattatttcattattcacTCGAAACTttctatgttttaaatattcACAAACTTTTCgtgcctataatttttttcaaccactcttgAAGTTTTTTGaccgtgtcaaataattatttgaaaatttcaagaCACACATGAATGagttgtttcaatattttgaatttagcaaactatcactcacgaatgaatgttataatatatcacaaaacacataatattatttagtgTGCTTAGATCGACAGTGAGATTGATAGAATTAAGatgaacatataaaattgaaaacgtGAAAAagtcataaatttataaatctaatgtttcaaaactaatataaattatataaaatgaaaaaatattatagctAAATGTACTGtaactttaacaataaaaaaatacataactatttaataaatatattattagaagaactacttcaataaaatcaaaaaacttaaataaaccaattccacacttaaatatattttgcatgaattgtattagtcaacaatgctttattttttcatttactaAAACAATCctagcttatatataattattcaaaaatatatttacctttaagtacatAAACACTTGAGTATATTCTAcagtaaaacaaaattaatattacttttaaattacatattattgttattttacaTTTAGTAATATGTTAAATTCTACGTGCAACGCGCGAGTTAGTATCTAGTTTAGTTTTAAAATCACCATTGTTGTTATTTATAGTTAAGAAAAGCTTATG
It includes:
- the LOC101499615 gene encoding uncharacterized protein, with the translated sequence MSASYRKSSGQVLCSSSSPGKFNSRPPSHPHSSSNSATFFHRSTFSVQASSVLFSFDSCVSPNSSISFTVSGTGETVKRLNHRKKRTCMCSPSTHPGSFRCSFHKSLGSGAAVTYAPNRLNARRSAMTNSLVRIRGVEGELVKKALASLIRPSSHNQRRRYDFQPRPSRFKAEIDA